A genomic region of Carassius carassius chromosome 13, fCarCar2.1, whole genome shotgun sequence contains the following coding sequences:
- the LOC132156256 gene encoding unconventional prefoldin RPB5 interactor 1-like: protein MAYLHDQMAAIGKVKRSKDLPQGVERLKEEHRKVVKDCTSQIEHWSKVEKDYESLQDRLKTLPDKLSYDIMVPFGPLAFMPGKLVHTNELTVLLGDNWFAKCSAKQADTLVEHRKKHVKNALDDLQKVVKNFQNKADFTDDLKKLTGDTEDFLDIREEVINEEEFSKGKHRLAHKPNSKPKQEYLLELEENKEKKEGDEERTTELLSEVELWARLDELEREEELQDERYRLDSTDTNGEDTTSSSEEEKEAEGGSGVQVNGHQKENGWVPSSITSQMNGTNGSHPEAEEEEDFDEEAGSGLPTIYFSHTAEFKKVRINTGKNTTLKFSERNEQKAQAKRKKKSGKSNGHSPHESYKITSPTDIYRVFVDLVNGEPIPRKSILKSRSRENSVCSDTSESSTADFEERRAAFGRSWSHDDATHSDTSDGITEEESPTGTSPRTNGRFEAFTGTVIEKDPLPCSIPHLTIVPPALPTIPERKLEEVGPEALQEPPKRMSKFKATRLHQT from the exons ATGGCATACTTGCATGACCAAATGGCTGCAATTGGAAAAGTCAAACGGAGTAAAGATCTTCCTCAAGGCGTCGAGAGGTTGAAAGAGGAGCACAGAAAG GTGGTGAAAGATTGCACAAGTCAAATTGAGCACTG GAGTAAAGTTGAAAAAGACTATGAATCTCTTCAAGACCGCCTCAAGACTTTGCCTGACAAGTTGTCTTATGATATTATG GTACCATTTGGTCCCTTGGCTTTCATGCCTGGAAAGCTAGTTCACACTAATGAGTTAACGGTGCTCCTCGGGGATAACTGGTTTGCAAAGTGTTCTGCCAAACAAGCCGACACTCTTGTGGAACACCGAAAGAAAC ATGTCAAAAATGCGCTTGATGACTTACAGAAAGTGGTGAAGAACTTTCAGAATAAGGCCGACTTTACAGACGATCTTAAAAAATTGACTGGT gataCAGAAGATTTTCTAGACATTAGAGAAGAGGTAATAAATGAGGAGGAATTTTCCAAAG GAAAACATCGTCTGGCCCACAAACCCAATTCTAAACCTAAGCAGGAGTATTTATTGGAGCTGGAAGAGAACAAAGAGAAGAAAGAAGGCGATGAGGAGAGAACGACAGAGCTGCTGTCAGAGGTGGAGCTGTGGGCCCGACTTGATGAACTAGAGCGTGAGGAGGAACTTCAAGATGAGAGATACCG ATTGGACAGCACAGACACTAATGGAGAAGACACCActtcctcctcagaggaagagaaggAAGCAGAAGGTGGCAGCGGTGTCCAGGTTAATGGCCATCAGAAGGAAAATGGCTGGGTACCGTCATCTATCACAAGTCAGATGAACGGCACTAATGGCTCACACCCTGAggctgaggaggaggaagatttTGATGAGGAAGCAGGCAGTGGTCTTCCAACTATCTATTTTTCTCATACTGCAGAATTCAAAAAG GTCAGGATTAATACAGGAAAGAACACCACTCTAAAATTCAGTGAAAGAAATGAACAAAAGGCACAAGCCAAGCGAAAAAAGAAAAGTGGCAAAAGTAACGGCCATTCTCCTCATGAAAGTTACAAGATCACAAGCCCAACAGACATTTATAG GGTGTTTGTGGATTTGGTGAATGGAGAGCCAATACCACGCAAGTCCATTTTGAAGTCCCGCAGCCGTGAGAACAGCGTGTGCAGTGACACCAGCGAGAGCAGCACAGCTGACTTCGAAGAGCGCCGTGCTGCTTTTGGACGCTCGTGGAGCCATGATGACGCCACACACAGTGATACCAGCGATGGCATTACAGAGGAGGAAAGCCCCACCGGAACGAGCCCCCGCACTAACGGGCGCTTTGAG GCTTTTACAGGCACAGTGATTGAAAAGGACCCCCTGCCTTGCTCCATCCCGCACCTGACCATCGTCCCTCCTGCCTTACCCACAATCCCCGAGAGAAAGCTGGAGGAGGTGGGCCCAGAAGCTCTTCAGGAGCCACCCAAGAGGATGTCCAAGTTTAAAGCTACACGGTTGCATCAGACATGA